A window of Ruminococcus champanellensis 18P13 = JCM 17042 contains these coding sequences:
- a CDS encoding type Z 30S ribosomal protein S14 translates to MAKKAMINKQQKAPKFSTRAYNRCKICGRPHAYLRKFGICRICFRELAHDGQIPGVKKASW, encoded by the coding sequence ATGGCAAAAAAGGCAATGATTAACAAGCAGCAGAAAGCTCCCAAGTTCTCCACAAGAGCATACAACAGATGCAAGATTTGTGGCAGACCGCATGCTTATCTCAGAAAGTTCGGCATCTGCCGTATCTGCTTCAGAGAGCTTGCACATGACGGTCAGATTCCGGGTGTGAAGAAAGCAAGCTGGTAA
- the rplP gene encoding 50S ribosomal protein L16 yields the protein MLLPKRVKYRRVHRGRMTGKALRGNKVSYGDYGLQSLEPAWITSNQIESARIAMTRYIKRGGQVWIKIFPDKPVTSKPLGTRMGKGKGAPEYWVAVVKPGRVMFEIAGVPEETAREALRLAMHKLPVKCKFVKKAEQGGEQ from the coding sequence ATGCTGCTCCCGAAGAGAGTAAAATATCGTCGTGTGCACAGAGGTCGTATGACCGGTAAGGCACTCAGAGGCAATAAGGTTTCCTACGGTGATTACGGTCTCCAGTCTCTGGAGCCTGCATGGATCACCTCCAACCAGATCGAATCCGCCCGTATCGCAATGACACGTTACATCAAGCGTGGCGGTCAGGTATGGATCAAGATTTTCCCGGATAAGCCCGTAACTTCCAAGCCCCTCGGAACTCGAATGGGTAAAGGTAAGGGCGCACCTGAGTACTGGGTAGCTGTTGTAAAGCCGGGCAGAGTGATGTTCGAGATTGCTGGCGTTCCGGAAGAGACCGCAAGAGAAGCGCTGCGTCTTGCAATGCACAAGCTGCCGGTAAAATGCAAGTTTGTAAAGAAAGCTGAACAAGGAGGGGAGCAGTAA
- the rplB gene encoding 50S ribosomal protein L2: MAIKTYKPTTASRRNMTVTNYTQLSKVDPEKSLLEPLKKNSGRNSYGRITVRHRGGGNRRKYRVIDFKRDKDGINANVLTIEYDPNRSAFIALVQYEDGEKRYILAPHDLKVGDVVRSGADADIKPGNALPLLNIPVGTFIHNIELYPGRGAQLVRSAGNMAQLMGKENDYALIRLPSGEMRKVPIGAKASIGQVSNIDHENVHYGKAGRVRHMGIRPTVRGSVMNPCDHPHGGGEGKSPVGRPGPVTPWGKPALGYKTRKTHNRTDKYIVKRRNGK, from the coding sequence ATGGCAATTAAGACCTATAAACCGACAACTGCTTCCCGCCGTAACATGACTGTTACCAACTACACGCAGTTGTCCAAGGTTGATCCGGAAAAGAGCCTGCTTGAGCCCCTCAAGAAGAATTCCGGCAGAAACAGCTATGGCCGCATCACCGTTCGTCACAGAGGCGGCGGAAACAGAAGAAAGTACCGTGTAATTGATTTCAAGCGTGACAAGGACGGTATCAATGCAAACGTTCTGACCATCGAGTACGATCCGAACCGCAGCGCTTTCATTGCTCTGGTTCAGTATGAGGACGGCGAGAAGAGATACATTCTGGCTCCCCACGATCTGAAGGTTGGCGACGTTGTTCGTTCCGGTGCTGACGCTGATATCAAGCCGGGCAACGCACTGCCCCTGCTGAACATTCCGGTTGGTACCTTCATTCACAACATTGAACTTTATCCGGGCAGAGGTGCGCAGCTGGTTCGTTCCGCTGGCAACATGGCTCAGCTGATGGGCAAGGAAAATGATTATGCGCTGATCCGTCTGCCTTCCGGCGAGATGAGAAAGGTTCCGATCGGTGCGAAGGCTTCCATCGGTCAGGTTTCCAACATCGACCACGAGAACGTACACTACGGTAAGGCTGGTCGTGTTCGTCATATGGGTATCAGACCTACAGTCCGCGGTTCCGTTATGAACCCCTGCGATCACCCCCACGGCGGTGGTGAAGGTAAGTCGCCGGTTGGACGTCCGGGTCCTGTTACACCTTGGGGCAAGCCTGCTCTGGGTTATAAGACTCGTAAGACACACAACCGCACTGACAAGTATATCGTAAAGAGAAGAAACGGGAAATAA
- the rplD gene encoding 50S ribosomal protein L4: MAKVSVFDMTGNQVSETELSDAVFGITPNEAVMHAMVVNYLANQRQGTQSTLTRTEVSGGGRKPWRQKGTGHARQGSIRAPQWYHGGVALGPKPRDYRYALNKKVRRLAMKSALSSKVLENNIIVLDALTVDSYKTKTIVAMLKALNVEGKALIVTAEADKKVIKSAANIPGVKTAAVNTLNVYDILNYDKFIVVKNAVGQIEEVYA, translated from the coding sequence ATGGCTAAGGTTTCAGTATTTGATATGACAGGAAATCAGGTTTCGGAGACAGAGCTTTCCGATGCTGTATTTGGTATTACTCCGAACGAAGCAGTGATGCACGCAATGGTTGTAAACTACCTGGCAAACCAGCGTCAGGGCACACAGTCCACTCTGACTCGGACAGAGGTCAGCGGCGGTGGCAGAAAGCCCTGGAGACAGAAGGGTACCGGTCATGCAAGACAGGGTTCTATCCGTGCTCCTCAGTGGTATCACGGCGGCGTGGCACTCGGTCCGAAGCCCAGAGATTACAGATACGCTCTGAACAAGAAGGTTCGCAGACTGGCTATGAAGTCCGCACTTTCTTCTAAGGTTCTGGAGAACAACATCATCGTGCTGGATGCACTGACTGTTGATTCCTACAAGACCAAGACTATCGTTGCAATGCTCAAGGCACTGAACGTAGAGGGCAAGGCTCTGATCGTAACTGCTGAGGCAGACAAGAAGGTCATCAAGAGCGCAGCAAACATCCCCGGCGTTAAGACAGCTGCTGTCAACACACTGAATGTTTACGATATTCTCAACTATGACAAGTTCATCGTTGTAAAGAATGCCGTTGGTCAGATCGAGGAGGTGTACGCATAA
- the rpsC gene encoding 30S ribosomal protein S3 has protein sequence MGQKVNPHGLRVGVIKDWDSRWFANKADFGDTLVEDYNVRNFIKKSLYAAGVPKIEIERFAEKVRINIHCAKPGVVIGRGGAEIEKLRAQLEAMMKKQVAVNIIEVKQPDMNAQLVAEKIALDLENRVSFRRAMKQSIGRSMRLGAKGIKTRVSGRLGGAEIARSETYHEGTIPLQTIRADIDYGTAEAHTTYGRLGVKVWIYKGEVLKGDAAKAAAEKAKYEKKPEARPERKRRDDRNGRDNRNGGFKARDSRREGGNR, from the coding sequence ATGGGCCAGAAAGTAAATCCGCACGGTCTGCGTGTTGGCGTTATCAAGGATTGGGATTCTCGCTGGTTTGCGAACAAGGCAGATTTCGGCGATACACTGGTGGAAGACTACAACGTACGTAACTTCATCAAGAAGAGCCTGTACGCTGCAGGTGTTCCGAAGATCGAAATTGAGCGATTCGCTGAAAAGGTTAGAATCAACATCCACTGCGCAAAGCCCGGCGTTGTAATCGGCAGAGGCGGCGCAGAAATCGAGAAGCTCCGCGCTCAGCTCGAGGCTATGATGAAGAAGCAGGTTGCTGTGAACATCATCGAGGTGAAGCAGCCTGATATGAATGCTCAGCTGGTTGCTGAGAAGATTGCGCTGGATCTGGAGAACCGTGTTTCTTTCAGACGTGCAATGAAGCAGTCCATCGGTCGTTCCATGCGTCTGGGCGCAAAGGGCATCAAGACCCGTGTTTCCGGTCGTCTGGGCGGTGCGGAAATCGCAAGAAGCGAGACCTATCACGAGGGTACCATCCCGTTGCAGACCATTCGTGCTGACATCGACTACGGCACCGCTGAGGCGCACACCACTTATGGTCGCCTGGGCGTAAAGGTTTGGATCTACAAGGGTGAGGTTCTCAAGGGCGATGCTGCAAAGGCTGCTGCTGAGAAGGCGAAGTACGAAAAGAAGCCGGAAGCAAGACCGGAAAGAAAGCGCCGGGATGACAGAAACGGCCGTGACAACAGAAACGGCGGCTTCAAGGCGCGTGATTCTAGAAGAGAAGGAGGTAACCGATAA
- the rplE gene encoding 50S ribosomal protein L5, translating to MARLKEYYVSTVAPAMMKKFGYKSVMQIPKLDKVVINVGAGEAKENAKVIDAIMTDIAAITGQKPVICRAKKSVANFKLREGMPIGVKVTLRSEKMYEFVDKLFNVAFPRVRDFRGINPNSFDGRGNYSTGIKEQLIFPEIEYDKIDKVRGMDINFITTANTDEEAKELLTLMGAPFVK from the coding sequence ATGGCAAGATTAAAAGAATATTATGTCAGCACTGTCGCTCCTGCAATGATGAAGAAGTTCGGCTACAAGAGTGTGATGCAGATCCCGAAGCTTGACAAGGTTGTCATCAACGTAGGTGCCGGTGAGGCAAAGGAAAACGCAAAGGTGATCGACGCAATTATGACTGACATCGCTGCAATCACTGGTCAGAAGCCGGTGATCTGCCGTGCAAAGAAGTCCGTTGCAAACTTCAAGCTCCGTGAGGGCATGCCGATCGGCGTAAAGGTAACGCTGCGCAGCGAAAAGATGTACGAATTCGTAGACAAGCTGTTCAACGTTGCATTCCCCCGGGTTCGTGACTTCAGAGGCATCAACCCGAATTCTTTCGATGGCAGAGGCAATTACTCCACCGGTATTAAGGAACAGTTGATCTTCCCTGAGATTGAGTACGATAAGATCGACAAGGTACGGGGTATGGATATCAACTTCATTACAACCGCAAACACAGACGAAGAAGCGAAAGAGCTGCTGACACTGATGGGCGCTCCGTTTGTGAAGTGA
- the rplW gene encoding 50S ribosomal protein L23, giving the protein MKAAQDIILKPIITEKSMDFLPLGKYTFKVAKDANKLEIAKAVEELFDVQVEKVHTMNCRGRVKRVGRYVGKTADWKKAIVTVSKDPKPGKDGKKRKSTIEFFDGMY; this is encoded by the coding sequence ATGAAAGCTGCACAGGATATTATCTTGAAGCCGATCATCACGGAGAAGAGCATGGATTTCCTTCCCCTCGGCAAGTACACTTTCAAGGTTGCCAAGGACGCAAACAAGCTGGAGATTGCCAAGGCAGTGGAAGAGCTGTTTGATGTACAGGTTGAAAAGGTTCATACCATGAACTGCAGAGGCCGTGTAAAGCGTGTCGGCAGATATGTGGGCAAGACCGCTGACTGGAAGAAGGCGATCGTTACAGTAAGTAAGGATCCCAAGCCCGGTAAGGACGGCAAGAAGCGCAAGAGCACCATCGAGTTCTTCGACGGCATGTATTAA
- the rplV gene encoding 50S ribosomal protein L22, whose product MEARAYLRNARIAPRKVQIVLDLIRNKPVDIALATLELTPKAASPMVAKLLKSAMANAENNHNMNKDDLYVSECFVCPGPIMKRVMPRAQGRAFRILKRTSHITLVVKEKE is encoded by the coding sequence ATGGAAGCTAGAGCGTATTTGAGAAATGCTCGCATCGCACCGAGAAAGGTGCAGATCGTTCTGGATCTGATCCGGAACAAGCCTGTTGACATTGCATTGGCTACACTTGAATTGACACCGAAGGCTGCAAGCCCGATGGTGGCAAAACTGTTGAAGTCCGCTATGGCAAACGCTGAGAACAATCACAACATGAACAAGGATGACCTGTATGTTTCCGAGTGCTTCGTGTGCCCCGGTCCGATCATGAAGCGGGTTATGCCGAGAGCACAGGGCAGAGCCTTCAGAATCCTGAAGAGAACATCTCACATCACACTTGTTGTGAAAGAAAAAGAATAA
- the rplX gene encoding 50S ribosomal protein L24 has product MNKLHVKKGDTVVLLTGGREDKYVDNESKTRKTGKVLEVSPSENKVIVEGINMITKHVKPTRMGQPGSIVKAEAPIYACKVQVVCPKCGKPTRVGHGFETKTNGAGVEKKLPIRICKNKDCGHHF; this is encoded by the coding sequence ATGAATAAGTTACACGTTAAAAAAGGTGACACAGTCGTTCTCCTTACAGGTGGCAGAGAAGATAAGTACGTGGACAACGAGTCCAAGACCCGCAAGACCGGCAAGGTTCTTGAGGTCAGCCCGTCCGAGAATAAGGTGATCGTTGAAGGCATCAACATGATCACCAAGCATGTAAAGCCCACCAGAATGGGTCAGCCGGGCAGCATCGTCAAGGCTGAGGCTCCGATTTACGCATGCAAGGTACAGGTCGTTTGCCCCAAGTGCGGCAAGCCCACCCGTGTTGGCCACGGTTTCGAGACCAAGACCAATGGCGCCGGCGTAGAGAAGAAGCTGCCGATCCGTATCTGCAAGAATAAAGACTGCGGCCACCATTTCTGA
- the rpsS gene encoding 30S ribosomal protein S19, translating into MSRSIKKGPYVQEVLLKRIMAMNEAGEKKVLKTWSRSSTIFPDFVGHTIAVHDGRKHVPVYVTEDMVGHKLGEFAPTRTYKGHAGSKTSNNGKK; encoded by the coding sequence ATGAGCAGAAGTATTAAAAAGGGACCTTACGTGCAAGAGGTTCTGCTGAAGCGGATTATGGCTATGAATGAGGCCGGCGAAAAGAAGGTTCTCAAGACCTGGAGCCGTTCTTCCACGATTTTCCCTGATTTCGTAGGTCACACAATCGCAGTTCACGATGGCCGCAAGCATGTTCCGGTTTACGTTACAGAGGACATGGTTGGACACAAGCTCGGCGAGTTTGCACCCACCAGAACCTATAAGGGTCATGCAGGTTCCAAGACATCGAACAACGGCAAGAAGTAA
- the rplN gene encoding 50S ribosomal protein L14 → MIQMQSYLKVADNTGAKELMCIRVLGGTRRRYANIGDVVVASVKKATPGGVVKKGDVVKAVIVRSAKGLRREDGTYIRFDENAAVIIKEDKNPKGTRIFGPVARELREKDYLKILSLAPEVL, encoded by the coding sequence GTGATCCAGATGCAATCTTACTTGAAGGTCGCTGACAACACCGGTGCAAAGGAGCTGATGTGCATTCGTGTGCTGGGCGGTACCCGTAGAAGATATGCGAACATCGGCGATGTTGTTGTGGCTTCTGTTAAGAAAGCAACACCCGGCGGCGTTGTTAAGAAGGGCGACGTTGTAAAGGCTGTGATTGTTCGTTCCGCAAAGGGCCTGCGGAGAGAAGATGGTACCTACATCCGTTTTGACGAGAATGCAGCAGTTATCATCAAAGAGGATAAGAACCCGAAGGGGACTCGTATTTTCGGACCGGTCGCAAGAGAACTTCGTGAGAAGGATTACCTCAAGATCCTGAGCCTTGCGCCCGAAGTATTGTAA
- the rpmC gene encoding 50S ribosomal protein L29, producing the protein MKATEIRDLSVDEMNEKLVSLKEELFSLRFQHAVNQLDNTARLKDVKKDIARIKTVLRAADANQ; encoded by the coding sequence ATGAAAGCGACTGAAATCAGAGATCTGTCCGTTGATGAGATGAACGAAAAGCTGGTCAGCCTGAAGGAAGAGCTCTTCTCTCTCCGTTTCCAGCATGCTGTCAATCAGCTGGATAACACAGCACGTCTGAAGGATGTAAAGAAGGATATCGCTCGCATCAAGACTGTTCTTCGTGCGGCAGACGCGAATCAGTAA
- the rpsQ gene encoding 30S ribosomal protein S17, whose protein sequence is MSERNLRKTRVGKVVSDKMDKTVVVAIADNVQHPLYKKIIKRTVKLKAHDEQNACRIGDRVEVMETRPMSKDKRWRVTNIIEKAK, encoded by the coding sequence GTGTCTGAAAGAAACCTGAGAAAGACCAGAGTTGGCAAGGTTGTAAGCGACAAGATGGACAAGACTGTTGTTGTTGCAATCGCAGATAACGTACAGCATCCGCTTTACAAGAAGATTATCAAGCGCACTGTAAAGCTGAAGGCTCACGATGAGCAGAACGCATGCCGCATTGGCGACCGCGTAGAAGTAATGGAAACCCGCCCCATGTCCAAGGACAAGAGATGGCGTGTGACTAACATCATTGAAAAGGCAAAGTAA
- the rpsH gene encoding 30S ribosomal protein S8, which translates to MQITDTIADLLTRIRNANSAKHATVDVPASNVKKAITQILVDEGYVKGFQVIEDGKQGIIRITLKYGDNKSPIITGLRRVSKPGLRIYSSCEDMPKVRKGLGIAIVSTSKGIVTDKKARELNVGGEVLAFIW; encoded by the coding sequence ATGCAAATTACTGATACAATCGCAGATTTACTGACAAGAATCCGCAATGCGAATTCTGCAAAGCACGCCACGGTTGACGTTCCCGCCTCCAATGTCAAGAAGGCTATTACACAGATCCTCGTAGACGAGGGCTATGTAAAGGGCTTCCAGGTCATTGAGGACGGCAAGCAGGGAATCATCAGAATCACTCTGAAGTACGGCGACAACAAGTCACCCATCATCACCGGCCTGCGTCGGGTCTCTAAACCGGGTTTGCGTATTTATTCTAGCTGTGAAGATATGCCCAAGGTTCGTAAGGGTCTAGGTATCGCCATCGTTTCCACTTCTAAGGGAATCGTGACTGACAAGAAGGCTCGTGAGCTGAACGTTGGCGGCGAAGTACTCGCATTTATTTGGTAA